Proteins from a genomic interval of Triplophysa dalaica isolate WHDGS20190420 chromosome 13, ASM1584641v1, whole genome shotgun sequence:
- the atp6v1d gene encoding V-type proton ATPase subunit D, with translation MSAKDRIDVFPSRMAQSIMKARLKGAQTGRNLLKKKADALSMRFRQILRKIIETKTLMGEVMREAAFSLAEAKFAAGDFSTTVIQNVNKAQVKVRAKRDNVAGVTLPVFEHYQEGGDSYELTGLARGGEQVSRLKRNYAKAVELLVELASLQTSFVTLDQAIKITNRRVNAIEHVIIPRIERTLTYIITELDEREREEFYRLKKIQEKKKQLRERTEKEIAKRLALLGPTAEPTNMLNDETDEDLLFE, from the exons ATGTCAGCAAAAGATCGCATCGATGTTTTCCCTTCTAGAAT GGCTCAGTCCATCATGAAAGCTCGTTTGAAAGGAGCTCAGACTGGCCGGAATTTGCTGAAGAAGAAAGCAGATGCTCTCTCTATGCGATTCCGCCAAATTCTTAGAAAGATCATTGAG ACTAAGACACTGATGGGTGAAGTGATGAGAGAAGCCGCCTTTTCTTTAGCCGAGGCCAAATTTGCTGCTGGTGATTTCAg CACCACGGTCATTCAGAACGTGAATAAAGCCCAGGTGAAGGTCAGAGCTAAAAGGGACAATGTTGCAG GTGTTACTCTGCCTGTGTTTGAGCATTATCAGGAGGGTGGAGACA GTTATGAGTTAACTGGTCTGGCCAGGGGAGGAGAGCAGGTGTCTCGACTGAAGAGGAACTACGCGAAAGCAGTTGAGCTTCTTGTAGAGCTGGCATCTCTGCAG ACCTCATTCGTCACATTGGATCAAGCCATCAAGATCACAAACCGCCGTGTTAATGCCATCGAGCACG TGATTATCCCACGAATCGAGCGCACGCTCACGTACATCATAACAGAGCTGGACGAGCGCGAGCGTGAGGAATTCTACAG GCTGAAGAAGATCCAGGAGAAGAAGAAACAGCTCCGTGAGAGGACTGAGAAGGAGATTGCTAAACGTTTGGCTCTGCTAGGCCCGACCGCCGAGCCCACGAACATGCTGAACGATGAGACCGATGAAGACCTGCTCTTTGAATGA